Below is a genomic region from Streptomyces sp. RPA4-2.
CGGCAAGTGCCTCGGCATCAGGAGCAGCGCGGCCGGCACGCGCGTCACCCAGCACCCCTGCAACGCCTCCGCCAAGAGCCAGCAGTGGGTCCTGGGCAGCAGCCGGATCATCAGCAAGCAGGCGAACAAGGTGATCACTGCGAAGAGCAGCGACGCCAACACCTACCCCGTCATCGACAAGTACAGCTCCGCGAAGCGCAAGCAGCAGGAGTGGGGCCTGTCCTGACCGCGAAGGCGTCGGGCGCCACTCTCGTGGGCCCGTCAGCAGGGCGAGGTGGCCGCGGCCGGCGGCACAGAAGATGACGAAAGGGAAAAACTGATGTATCTCTCGCGTTCCGTCAAGATGGCAATGCTGACGGTGGCCCCCCTCATGCTGGTCGCCACCGGGTTCGACGCGTCCGCCTCCGCCGGACAGGACCCACGGCCGGGCGCTGCGGCGTTCTCCCTGTCCGCGCTGTCCTCCGACTCGCTGAGCGACGTGTCCGGCGTCAGTGCGAAGAGCGCGGTGGGCAGGACGCTTCAGGCGCAGGGGTTCGGTGTCCTGCGGGCCGCCTCGGGAGAGACGGCGGTCGTCGACACCTCTCTCGCCCGCGAGGGCATCACCTCGGCGGCCGGCAAGGACTTCGTGACACTGTCCTGGAAGGGCTATGAGAAGGGTGCCCGCTACGTCATCACCCGGGACGGCAGGAACGTGGCCGCCCTGGCCGCGGGCGTCACCTCCTTCCGCGACACGCACGTGAAGCCGGGCGCCGGGTACCACTACCAGGTCGTGCCGGTGCTGCCCGAGGGCGGCGCCCCGCAGGCCCGGCTGTACGGCGTGCGGGTGTCCGTGCCGGCCTCCGGCTCGCTGACGGGGCTGCGCGCGCAGGCGGCCGAGCGGGCGACAGCCGCGGCCGTGGCCAGGACGTCCACGGTGACCTGGTTGGGCTTCATTCCGCAGAAGAAGGTCAACGCTCCCCCGGCGGGCTGTGACTACGGCACGAACTACCAGTTCGGCGGCGACGGGCACTCCGACTTCAACTGGAAGTCGGACAAGTACCGCTTCGCCCTGAACGCGACCGTCACGTGGAACACCAAGAAGGTCGTGGCGAACAAGCACATACAGGCCAGTCACGTGTACCTGAAGAGGACCGGCAGGCTCGTCGCCCAGAAGACCGCCAGCGCCCGGAACACCTACGCCAAGAAGCTGGGGTCGAGCAGCAGGAGCGTGGACGTACGGATGGTCGTGCACGCCACGAACCCGTTCTGCAGGGGCCTGGGCGGAGTCAAGGGTGCCGCGGACGGGGCCCTGACGATGAACCTGGCCACGAGCGGCAACTACGCCATCCGCTCCGGCAAGCACCGGCTGTACCCGAACACCTACATCTACATCTACGACGGCGGGCGCGTCACCGACGTCGTCACGCGGAGGTACGCCAGCACCGCGTGCCTGATCGGTTCGGTCGCCTGCCCGGAGGCCGACCTGACCGGCTACTACGGTCGGTTCTGACCCTGCCGTGAGGTGAGCAGGGGCCACCCGGCGACAGGACCCGGGTGGCCCCTGCTCACCCGGAGTGACGGTGGCAGATCTTCGCACGTTGCGCGCCCCCTCCCGCGGCCCCGCCGGTCCCCTCCGGCGGGGCCGTGAACCGGCGGCGACCTGCCTGGGCGTACGGTTGGGGGGTCTGTCGGAGAAAGGTGTGAGCATGGATGTCGGGCTCAAGCGCGAGCTGGAGGACAAGGTCCGGGCCGGTGAGCGGCTGACCCGCGAGGACGGCATCGCGCTCTACGAGTCGGACGATCTGGCCTGGCTGGGCGGGCTCGCCCACGAGGTGCGCACGCGGAAGAACGGCGACGTCGTCCACTTCAACGTCAACCGTCACCTCAACATGACGAACGTGTGCACCGCGTCGTGCGCCTACTGCTCGTTCCAGCGCAAGCCGGGCGAGAAGGACGCGTACACGATGCGTATCGAGGAGGCCGTCCGCCTCGCCAAGGCGATGGAGAACGAGAACCTCACCGAGCTGCACATCGTCAACGGCCTGCACCCGAACCTCCCGTGGCGCTACTACCCGCGCTCCCTCAGCGAGCTGAAGAAGGCGCTGCCGAACGTCTCGCTGAAGGCGTTCACCGCGACGGAGATCCACCACTTCGAGACGATCTCCGGCATGTCGGCCTCCGACATCCTGGACGAGCTGATCGAGGCGGGCCTCGAGTCGCTGACCGGCGGCGGCGCGGAGATCTTCGACTGGGAGGTGCGGCAGCACATCGTCGACCACCGCACCCACTGGGAGGACTGGTCGCGCATCCACCGCCTCGCGCACTCCAAGGGCCTCAAGACCCCCGCGACCATGCTGTACGGGCACATCGAGGAGCCCCGCCACCGTGTCGACCACGTCCTGAGGCTCCGCGAGCTGCAGGACGAGACCGGCGGCTTCCAGGTCTTCATCCCGCTGCGCTACCAGCACGACTTCGTGGACATGAAGGACGGAAAGGTCCGCAACAAGCTCCAGGCCCGCACCCAGATGGCGACCGGCGCCGAGGCGCTGAAGACCTTCGCGGTCTCCCGCCTCCTGTTCGACAACGTCCCGCACGTCAAGGTCTTCTGGGTCATGCACGGCGTACAGACCGCGCAGCTCGCCCTGCAGCACGGCGCGGACGACATGGACGGTTCGGTCGTCGAGTACAAGATCACGCACGACGCGGACAACTACGGCACCCCGAACAAGCTGACCCGCGAGGATCTGCTCGACCTGATCCGCGACGCCGGCTTCCGCCCCATGGAGCGCAACACCCGCTACGAGATCATCCGCGAGTACGACGGACCGGACCCGGCGCGCCGGGAGGCCCCGCAGCCGATGCGCGTGTGACGTACCGGCGCGCGCCGGCCGCGGTCCGACGGAGCGACCTCTGCGGTTGAGGGGCTCTGACCTCGATGTTCTAGCCTGGGTGACCGTGCCACTGACGTTCACCCTCTTCACCGAGGACACGAAGCCGACCCCGGCCCTGCCCGACCAGTTGCTCACGCTCTGGACGGACGTCACCAACGCGGGCGGCGCGGTCGGATTCGTGCCGCCGGTGACCCCCGCCGACATACGCCCCCGCGCCGAGGCCCACCTCGGCGCCGTGGCCGAGGGCCGCACCCGGCTCCTCGCCGCCTTCACCGCCGACGGGCGGCTCGCCGCCACCGCCTTCCTCTCCTTCAACGACCACCCCCTGATGCGGCACTGGGCCTGGCTCTACACCGTCATGGTCGACCCCGCGCTCCAGGGCCGCGGCTACGGCGCCGAGCTGCTCCAGGAGGCCGAGCGGCAGGCCCGCGACCTCGGCCTCGACGCGCTCCGGCTCACCTGCCGGGGCGGGGAGGGGCTGGAGCGCTTCTACGCTTCCTGCGGCTACAAGGAGGTCGGCCGGGTGCCCGAGGCGATACGCGTCGCACCGGGCGACGACCGGGACGACATCAGCATGCTGCTGCCCCTGCCGCGCGGTGAGTGAGGCCCCCCTGAGTGATCCGCACTCCCGGCGTGCTTCACTGGACGGTGCCCTTTGGGAACGTTCGAAACGGATTCGGAACGGAAGAGTGGATTGACATGGGCCGCTACACGCTGATGCGCCTCGGTATCTTCGCAGGCTGCCTCGTGGTCGTCTGGGGCCTCGTCTACTCGGGCATCGCGCCGCGCGGTCTGGGCGACTCCAACTACATGTGGGTGGTCCTGCTCGCCCTGGTGATCTCCGCGCCGATCAGCTTCGTCGTGCTGCGCAAGGAGCGCGACCGGGCCTCCGCCCAGGTCGTCGCGCGCGTGGACCGCGCCCGGGCCAACCTGGAGCAGAACCGCAGCCAGGAGGACCACGCGGACGACGCCGCCCGCGGCGCGCAGAGCCAGCCCTCCTGACACCCCCGCACCGCCGGCCGCGCGGCCGGGGACCCCGGCTTCCTCGGCGCCGGTCCGGCGGCGGCCGATCGTACGCTTGCCCGTATGGGTGCTGTGAAGAACAAGCGGATGCCGCGTGCGGTGCGTGAGCAGCAGATGCTGGACGCCGCTGTGCGGACCTTCGGGCAGCGGGGATACCGGGCCGCGTCGATGGACGAGATCGCCGATCTGGCAGGCGTGTCCAAGCCGTTGGTCTACCTGTACCTGAACTCGAAGGAAGACCTGTTCACCGCCTGCATCCGGCGTGAGGCCGTGGCACTGACCGCGGCGGTGCGCGCGGGCGTCGGACCGGGCCTGACCGCCGACCGCCAACTGTGGGAAGGCCTGCGGGCGTTCTTCACCCATACGGCGCGGAACCCCGACGGCTGGTCGGTGCTGCACCGTCAGGCGCGCACGCACGGCGAGCCGTTCGCGGCCGAGGTCGCCACGATGCGCGAGGAACTCGTCGCGTTCGTCACCCAGTTGATCGTGGTCGCCGCGCGCGAGGCGCATCGCGATCCGTCCCTGCCCGCACGCGAGGTCGCCGGGCTCGCCGAGGCCCTCGTCGGTGCCGCGGAGTCCCTGGCGGCCTGGGCCAACGCCACGCCGGGCGTCTCCGCGAAGCAGGCCGCGGCGACCCTGATGAACTTCGCCTGGGCGGGCCTGGGCGACCTCATGGACAACCGCCCCTGGTCGCCGCCGCCGTTCGACGACCGGGAGCAGACCCGCCCCGGCGCGGACCTCGCCACGCCTTAGACCCGGTCAGGGTCTCCGGGGTGCACCTCCCCGGTGAGGTGCCGGCGGACCGGGTTGCCGCCCGGGGCGCGGAGTTCGAAGGCGGGGCCGTCGGCGGCGTAGGTGACGGTGCCCGGCAGGAGGACGGGGGCCTTGAAGTCCGCGCGCACGTACACCGGTCCCTGCGGTCCCTGTTCCGCGAGGCAGCGGGCGACGGTCCACATCCCGTGGGCGATGGCTCGGGGGAATCCGAAGAGACGGGCGGTGAACGGGTGCAGATGGATGGGGTTGCGGTCCCCGGACACGGCGCCGTAGCGGCGTCCGACGTCGCCGCCGAGACGCCATTCGGCGCGGGCGGGCAACGGGCCCCTCGCCACGCCGGCGTTCCTGGACGGTGACGGTGCCGGTTCCGGAGCCGCTGAGGGGGAGCCCCCGGTCGTCCGGTGCCGTGCCAGGTACGTACTTCTCGACGCCCACACGAGTGCGCCGCCCGCTCTCGCCTCGGTCACGACGAGGGCCTCGGTCCCGCGGCGGTGCGGTGCCAGTCCCTCGGCGTACACGGTGAGTTCGTACGTCTCGGTGGCGTCGGGCGCCCGCCGCTGCCTGATCTCGATCGACGTGTGCACGAGCCCGAGCAGTGGCAGCGGGAAGGGACGGCTCGCCATGACCCGCATGGCGAGCGGAAAGCCGAGGAGGTGCGGGTACGTGATCGGGAGCGCGTCCGAACCAGTGGCGAAGCCGCAGATGCGTTCGTAGCCGGCCAGGTGGGCGAGGTCGACGCGCAGGTTCTGGAGGACGAGGCGGGCCGGGGGAACGGGTGCGTTCGGGCGGGGGCGCTTGAAGGGGGAGAGGAGGGCGCCGCGGACGAGGTGGGGGGTCATGGAGGGCATGTGGCGGTCGGCCATGGTCCAACTCCCCTGCGGGGACGTAGATTTACTCCAGAGTAAGTTACCCAGGGTAAGGCTACGTTACGGATCAGAGGCGGCTCGTCATTCGCCGATCGGACCGGCGCCGTGGTCATGCTTTTTCAGCCCGTCCGGCGCTTGAGGACGAGCCCTTCGGGCGGATGCGGGGGTCCAGGGGGCAGAGCCCCTTGGCGGGGTGCGGCGGCGGAGCCCCGCGGGGGTTCGGGGGCGCGGCTCCCGGCGGGGTCTCCGGGCGGAGCCCCCGTGGAGGGACGGGTAGGGGCGGCGGGGGCGAAGGAAAGGGCTACCTCGGGTAACTCGCACCTCGCCCGCCCCAAACACCCACAAACCCCACACCCCGGCCCCGTACGATCCCGCTCACCCCTGCCTCGCATGAACCCCCCACCCTCCAGGCCCGTATGAGGCTTCGGCCCTCGGACCGACCTGGTCCCGGCAGACAAAGGAGTCGCCCCGTGCCCAGCCCGTACCACTCCCCGCCCTCCCTCGTGGAGCCCGAGATCAGGCGGTTGGACGGTGTCGTGCGCGAGGTGTCCGTGCCGCCTCTGGTCGCCCGGGTGACCCACGGCTCACTCGCCGACATCCCGTTCGACAACGCCACCGAGGCCCCCGGGGAACCGGTCCTCAGCCGCAAGGACTCCGACGGCGGCTGGCAGGACGTGACGGCGGCCGAGTTCGCCGCCCAGGTGCTGGCGGTCGCGAAGGGACTGATCGCCGAGGGCCTGGCACCGGGCGACCGCATCGCGATCATGGCCCGGACGACCTACGAGTGGACGCTGCTGGACTTCGCCGCCTGGGCCGCCGGGCTCGTCACCGTGCCCGTCTACCCCACCTCCTCCGTCTTCCAGGTCCGCTGGATCCTCCAGGACTCGGGAGCCGTCGCGCTCGCCACGGAGACCGTGGCCCAGGCGTCCGCACTCGGCCCGGAGCGCGACCGGATCCCCGACCTGCGGCACATGTGGGTCTTCGAGAAGGGGCACGTGGAGCGGCTGGCCGAGCGGGGCCGGGACATTCCGGACCAGGAAGTCGCCGTACGCCGGGGCGTGCTGGGCCCCGCCACGCTCGCCACGCTCATCTACACCTCGGGCACGACCGGCCGCCCCAAGGGCTGCGCGCTCACCCACGGCAACTTCTTCGCCGAGATCGACAACGCGATCGAGCTGCTCTACCCGATCTTCAGGACCAAGACGTCGGACGCCGCGTCCATGCTCCTGTTCCTGCCCCTCTCGCACGTCTTCGGACGGATGGTCGCGGTGGCCTGTCTGCGGGCCCGGGTACGGCTGGGGCATGCGCCGAGCCTGCGCACCGAGGACCTGCTCGCCGACCTGGCGAGCTTCCGGCCCACGTTCCTGCTGGCCATCCCGTACGTGCTGGAGAAGGTGTTCAACACCGGCCGGGCGACGGCCGAGAAGATGGGCCGCGGTGCGTCCTTCGACCGGGCGGCGCGCATCGCGTGCGGCTACGGCGAGGCGGTCGAGGCCCGGCAGCACGGCACCGGCCCCGGTCCCTCCCGCTCCCTGCGGGCGGCCCGCGCTCTCTACGATCCGCTGGTCTACCGGCGTATCCGCAAGGCGCTCGGCGGCAGGGTCCGCTACGCGATCTGCGGCGGCTCCCCGCTCGGCCGCCGCCTCGCCGCGTTCTACGCGGGTGCCGGTATCGAGATCTACGAGGGCTACGGCCTGACGGAGGCCACCGCGGCCGCCACGGTCACGCCCCCGCTCAAACCCCGGCTGGGAACGGT
It encodes:
- the mqnE gene encoding aminofutalosine synthase MqnE, whose amino-acid sequence is MDVGLKRELEDKVRAGERLTREDGIALYESDDLAWLGGLAHEVRTRKNGDVVHFNVNRHLNMTNVCTASCAYCSFQRKPGEKDAYTMRIEEAVRLAKAMENENLTELHIVNGLHPNLPWRYYPRSLSELKKALPNVSLKAFTATEIHHFETISGMSASDILDELIEAGLESLTGGGAEIFDWEVRQHIVDHRTHWEDWSRIHRLAHSKGLKTPATMLYGHIEEPRHRVDHVLRLRELQDETGGFQVFIPLRYQHDFVDMKDGKVRNKLQARTQMATGAEALKTFAVSRLLFDNVPHVKVFWVMHGVQTAQLALQHGADDMDGSVVEYKITHDADNYGTPNKLTREDLLDLIRDAGFRPMERNTRYEIIREYDGPDPARREAPQPMRV
- a CDS encoding GNAT family N-acetyltransferase, with product MPLTFTLFTEDTKPTPALPDQLLTLWTDVTNAGGAVGFVPPVTPADIRPRAEAHLGAVAEGRTRLLAAFTADGRLAATAFLSFNDHPLMRHWAWLYTVMVDPALQGRGYGAELLQEAERQARDLGLDALRLTCRGGEGLERFYASCGYKEVGRVPEAIRVAPGDDRDDISMLLPLPRGE
- a CDS encoding DUF4229 domain-containing protein, which codes for MGRYTLMRLGIFAGCLVVVWGLVYSGIAPRGLGDSNYMWVVLLALVISAPISFVVLRKERDRASAQVVARVDRARANLEQNRSQEDHADDAARGAQSQPS
- a CDS encoding TetR/AcrR family transcriptional regulator, which produces MGAVKNKRMPRAVREQQMLDAAVRTFGQRGYRAASMDEIADLAGVSKPLVYLYLNSKEDLFTACIRREAVALTAAVRAGVGPGLTADRQLWEGLRAFFTHTARNPDGWSVLHRQARTHGEPFAAEVATMREELVAFVTQLIVVAAREAHRDPSLPAREVAGLAEALVGAAESLAAWANATPGVSAKQAAATLMNFAWAGLGDLMDNRPWSPPPFDDREQTRPGADLATP
- a CDS encoding MaoC/PaaZ C-terminal domain-containing protein, with translation MADRHMPSMTPHLVRGALLSPFKRPRPNAPVPPARLVLQNLRVDLAHLAGYERICGFATGSDALPITYPHLLGFPLAMRVMASRPFPLPLLGLVHTSIEIRQRRAPDATETYELTVYAEGLAPHRRGTEALVVTEARAGGALVWASRSTYLARHRTTGGSPSAAPEPAPSPSRNAGVARGPLPARAEWRLGGDVGRRYGAVSGDRNPIHLHPFTARLFGFPRAIAHGMWTVARCLAEQGPQGPVYVRADFKAPVLLPGTVTYAADGPAFELRAPGGNPVRRHLTGEVHPGDPDRV
- a CDS encoding long-chain fatty acid--CoA ligase encodes the protein MPSPYHSPPSLVEPEIRRLDGVVREVSVPPLVARVTHGSLADIPFDNATEAPGEPVLSRKDSDGGWQDVTAAEFAAQVLAVAKGLIAEGLAPGDRIAIMARTTYEWTLLDFAAWAAGLVTVPVYPTSSVFQVRWILQDSGAVALATETVAQASALGPERDRIPDLRHMWVFEKGHVERLAERGRDIPDQEVAVRRGVLGPATLATLIYTSGTTGRPKGCALTHGNFFAEIDNAIELLYPIFRTKTSDAASMLLFLPLSHVFGRMVAVACLRARVRLGHAPSLRTEDLLADLASFRPTFLLAIPYVLEKVFNTGRATAEKMGRGASFDRAARIACGYGEAVEARQHGTGPGPSRSLRAARALYDPLVYRRIRKALGGRVRYAICGGSPLGRRLAAFYAGAGIEIYEGYGLTEATAAATVTPPLKPRLGTVGWPLPGTRVRIAGDGEVLLSGSQIFRGYWDPHAGGVVDAAPDGWFATGDIGELDDGGYLSITGRKKEILITAGGKSVAPAPLENWLRSHPLIAQCIVLGDRRPYVSALVTLDLDGITHWRQMIGKHPVPPELLVDDPELNVIIQRAIDEANKLVSRPESIRRFAVLPVDFTEEAGHVTPTLKLKRAAIERDFGKEIESLYLKP